The proteins below come from a single Tachypleus tridentatus isolate NWPU-2018 chromosome 13, ASM421037v1, whole genome shotgun sequence genomic window:
- the LOC143240141 gene encoding uncharacterized protein LOC143240141, translated as MKVCKSQVRHFSSFFTCQDGLCFCHNVSGLCKATGIACNSNKWRLFINNSSKSLKAVLLRNGNKYPSLSLAHLVHFKEECNSVKTLLEVLKYDDYGWEIIRNFKMVAFLMGIQ; from the coding sequence atgaaagtgtgcaagtcgcaagtcagacatttttcaagcttcttcacttgtcaagatgggctctgcttctgccacaatgtatccggtctgtgcaaggcaactggaattgcctgtaactcGAACAAGTGGCGTCTCTTCATTAATAACTCATCCAAAAGCCTTAAAGCTGTGCTGCTTcgtaacgggaataagtatccgtctctttccctggctcattTGGTACACTTCAAAGAGGAAtgcaacagcgtcaagaccttgctagaagtcttgaagtatgatgactatggctgggagattatcagaaacttcaaaatggtggcattcctgatgggtatCCAATGA